The following are from one region of the Mesorhizobium sp. B2-8-5 genome:
- the trmD gene encoding tRNA (guanosine(37)-N1)-methyltransferase TrmD has protein sequence MSFAASVLTLYPEMFPGALGLSLAGRALEAGTWSLEAIQIRDFASDRHRTVDDTPAGGGAGMVMRADVLAKAIDHASPPGDERPRLLMSPRGKPLTQARVRELAAGPGAVILCGRFEGVDQRLIEARGLEEVSIGDFILSGGEPAALVLLDAVVRLLPGVMGNAVSGEEESFENGLLEHPHYTRPQEFEGRPIPDVLISGNHKKIAEWRRAEAEKLTRERRPDLLGVVQPLVK, from the coding sequence TTGAGCTTTGCCGCTTCGGTGCTGACGCTCTATCCGGAGATGTTCCCGGGCGCGCTCGGCCTGTCGCTGGCCGGCCGCGCGCTGGAGGCCGGCACCTGGTCGCTCGAGGCGATCCAGATCCGCGATTTCGCCAGCGACAGGCACCGCACGGTCGACGACACGCCGGCCGGCGGCGGCGCCGGCATGGTGATGCGCGCCGACGTGCTGGCCAAGGCGATCGACCACGCCTCGCCGCCGGGCGATGAGCGTCCAAGGCTGTTGATGAGCCCGCGTGGAAAACCACTGACGCAGGCGCGCGTGCGCGAACTGGCCGCCGGACCGGGCGCGGTAATCCTGTGCGGCCGTTTCGAGGGCGTCGACCAGCGGCTGATCGAGGCGCGGGGGCTGGAGGAAGTCTCGATCGGCGATTTCATCCTGTCGGGCGGCGAGCCGGCGGCGCTCGTGCTGCTCGACGCCGTGGTGCGGCTTTTGCCCGGCGTCATGGGCAATGCGGTGTCGGGCGAGGAAGAGAGTTTCGAGAACGGCCTGCTCGAGCATCCGCATTACACGCGGCCGCAGGAATTCGAAGGCAGACCGATCCCTGACGTGCTGATCTCCGGCAACCACAAGAAGATAGCCGAATGGCGGCGCGCCGAGGCCGAGAAGCTCACACGGGAGCGTCGGCCGGATTTGCTGGGGGTGGTTCAGCCCTTGGTGAAATAG
- a CDS encoding sulfite exporter TauE/SafE family protein: MTFFDAALLFLSGFVSGAVNAVAGGGTFVTFGAMTLVGVPPIVANATSSVTQFPGYITSTLAYIDDIRHFWRQALLLCVISAFGALVGSLILLALSNPSFRALVPWLLIAATALFAAGPWLKPAPKPGAEARVGSFAGSLAQFVTSIYGGFFGAGMGVMMLATLGLTQAGDYHRLNALKNMLAVVIAAIAILVFVSGGVVAWPQAIVMIPGGALGGYAGVWIAKRVPQGLVRGFVVAVGLFLAFYYFTKG; this comes from the coding sequence ATGACTTTTTTCGATGCCGCCTTGCTCTTTCTCTCGGGTTTTGTCTCCGGTGCGGTCAATGCCGTCGCGGGCGGCGGCACCTTCGTAACCTTCGGCGCCATGACGCTGGTCGGCGTGCCGCCGATCGTCGCCAACGCCACCTCCTCGGTGACGCAGTTTCCAGGCTACATCACCTCGACGCTGGCCTATATCGACGACATCAGGCATTTCTGGCGCCAGGCGCTGCTGCTCTGCGTGATCTCGGCCTTCGGCGCGCTGGTCGGTTCGCTCATCCTGCTTGCGCTTTCCAACCCGTCCTTCCGCGCGCTGGTGCCCTGGCTGCTGATCGCCGCGACCGCGCTGTTCGCCGCCGGGCCATGGCTGAAACCGGCGCCCAAGCCCGGCGCCGAAGCCAGGGTCGGCTCGTTCGCCGGGTCGCTGGCGCAATTTGTGACCTCGATCTATGGCGGCTTCTTCGGCGCCGGCATGGGCGTGATGATGCTGGCCACGCTCGGCCTGACCCAGGCCGGCGATTACCACCGGCTCAACGCGCTGAAGAACATGCTGGCCGTGGTCATCGCGGCCATCGCCATCCTGGTCTTCGTTTCGGGCGGCGTCGTCGCCTGGCCGCAGGCGATCGTCATGATCCCGGGCGGCGCGCTCGGCGGCTATGCCGGCGTCTGGATCGCCAAGCGCGTGCCGCAGGGCCTCGTGCGCGGCTTCGTCGTCGCAGTCGGCCTGTTCCTCGCCTTTTACTATTTCACCAAGGGCTGA
- the rplS gene encoding 50S ribosomal protein L19, whose amino-acid sequence MDLIRQLEAEQAAKIEAKRKLPEFQPGDTVRVQVRVTEGTRTRVQAYEGVVIARAGSGFQENFTVRKISYGEGVERVFPVYSPMVEGVEIVRRGKVRRAKLYYLRDRRGKSARISENTGVRARKLNDEERDALAAERARIEAEKVAAAQALAAETAAKEAAEKKAAAEAASAEAASAE is encoded by the coding sequence ATGGATCTCATCCGTCAGCTCGAGGCCGAACAGGCCGCCAAGATCGAAGCCAAGCGCAAGCTGCCAGAATTCCAGCCGGGCGACACCGTGCGCGTCCAGGTGCGCGTCACCGAAGGCACCCGCACCCGCGTCCAGGCCTATGAGGGCGTCGTCATCGCCCGCGCCGGCTCGGGCTTCCAGGAGAATTTCACCGTCCGCAAGATTTCCTACGGCGAAGGCGTCGAGCGCGTTTTCCCGGTCTACTCGCCGATGGTCGAGGGCGTCGAGATCGTGCGCCGCGGCAAGGTTCGCCGCGCCAAGCTCTATTACCTGCGCGACCGTCGCGGCAAGTCGGCTCGCATTTCGGAAAACACCGGCGTGCGCGCCCGCAAGCTGAACGACGAAGAGCGTGATGCTTTGGCCGCCGAGCGCGCCCGCATCGAGGCCGAGAAGGTCGCGGCCGCCCAGGCGCTGGCCGCCGAGACGGCCGCCAAGGAAGCCGCCGAGAAGAAGGCCGCCGCTGAGGCTGCTTCGGCCGAGGCCGCCTCCGCCGAATAA
- a CDS encoding organic hydroperoxide resistance protein has product MSALYSTQAHVTGGRNGHGETSDGLLKVDLAMPNELGGKGGATNPEQLFAVGYAACFESAVRFVARQQNLPLEDASVTSTVSLYPNDQGGFRLGVSLAAEIKGLDQAGAEALVSEAHKICPYSNAIRGNIDVALSAKAA; this is encoded by the coding sequence ATGTCGGCACTTTACAGCACCCAGGCTCACGTCACCGGCGGCCGCAACGGTCACGGCGAGACGAGCGACGGCCTGCTCAAGGTCGATCTGGCGATGCCGAACGAACTCGGCGGCAAGGGCGGCGCCACCAATCCCGAACAGCTTTTCGCCGTCGGCTATGCCGCCTGCTTCGAGAGCGCGGTGCGCTTCGTCGCCCGCCAGCAGAACCTGCCGCTTGAGGACGCTTCGGTCACCTCCACGGTGAGCCTCTATCCGAACGACCAGGGCGGCTTCAGGCTCGGCGTTTCACTGGCGGCCGAGATCAAGGGACTTGATCAGGCGGGCGCAGAGGCGCTTGTATCCGAAGCGCACAAGATCTGCCCCTATTCCAATGCCATCCGGGGCAATATCGACGTGGCGCTCTCGGCAAAGGCTGCATGA
- a CDS encoding MarR family transcriptional regulator: protein MTTKTEIMTKQAPAQSAGALEVPRLDQQLCFALYSASGLMTKLYRPLLDPLGLTYPQYLAMLALWRHSPSTIGELGAALGLDSATLTPLIKRMEAGGLVTRRRDSADERRVLVEPTAKGQALRAKMKDVQEGLSCGMPLERAELKALHGTLTRLVAGLREATADQD from the coding sequence ATGACGACGAAAACCGAAATCATGACAAAGCAAGCTCCGGCGCAGAGCGCCGGGGCGCTCGAGGTGCCGCGCCTCGACCAGCAGCTCTGCTTCGCGCTCTATTCGGCAAGCGGGCTGATGACAAAGCTTTACCGGCCGCTGCTCGATCCGCTCGGCCTCACCTATCCGCAATATCTGGCGATGCTGGCGCTGTGGCGGCATTCGCCGAGCACGATCGGCGAGCTCGGCGCAGCACTTGGCCTCGATTCGGCGACATTGACGCCGCTGATCAAGCGGATGGAAGCCGGCGGCCTCGTCACCCGCCGGCGCGATAGCGCCGACGAACGCCGGGTGCTGGTCGAGCCGACAGCGAAGGGTCAGGCGCTGCGGGCGAAGATGAAAGACGTGCAGGAGGGACTGAGCTGCGGCATGCCGCTGGAGCGAGCCGAGCTCAAAGCCCTGCACGGCACGCTGACGCGACTGGTCGCCGGATTGCGCGAAGCTACGGCCGATCAGGACTGA
- a CDS encoding transporter substrate-binding domain-containing protein — translation MTKSKLLLAAMVACLLAPVAALADNLPDLGGKKVVVVTENAYPPLQFIDKKTGKQIGWEYDAMDEIAKRLNFKVEYQNTSWDAMIQAVSDNQYNIGMTGITIKDDRKEKVDFSDPYMRSEQFMLVRGDESRFTDAKTFGAFKDGLIGAQPGTTPFYTAVYSVLDGNEQNPRIKLFETFGATVQALKTGDVDVVLTDGTAGQGYVDASEGKLKLIGGPLGTEDFGFIFPKGSDLVKPVNAAIAALKADGTFDKLNKKWFLDYKMGQ, via the coding sequence ATGACCAAGTCGAAACTGCTGCTGGCCGCCATGGTGGCCTGCCTTCTCGCGCCTGTCGCGGCGCTCGCCGACAATCTGCCCGATCTCGGCGGCAAAAAGGTCGTGGTGGTAACGGAAAACGCCTATCCGCCGCTGCAGTTCATCGACAAGAAGACCGGCAAGCAGATCGGCTGGGAATATGACGCGATGGACGAGATCGCCAAGCGGCTGAATTTCAAGGTCGAGTACCAGAACACCTCCTGGGACGCGATGATCCAGGCGGTTTCCGACAATCAGTACAACATCGGCATGACCGGCATCACCATCAAGGACGACCGCAAGGAGAAGGTCGACTTCTCCGACCCCTATATGCGCTCGGAGCAATTCATGCTGGTGCGCGGCGATGAAAGCCGCTTCACCGACGCCAAGACCTTCGGCGCCTTCAAGGACGGGCTGATCGGCGCCCAGCCGGGCACCACGCCTTTCTACACCGCCGTCTACAGCGTGCTCGACGGCAACGAGCAGAACCCGCGGATAAAGCTGTTCGAGACGTTCGGCGCGACCGTGCAGGCGCTGAAGACGGGCGACGTCGACGTCGTGCTCACCGACGGCACCGCGGGCCAGGGCTATGTCGATGCCTCCGAAGGCAAGCTGAAGCTGATCGGCGGGCCGCTCGGCACCGAGGATTTCGGCTTCATCTTCCCGAAGGGCTCGGACCTGGTGAAGCCTGTCAATGCCGCCATCGCCGCGCTCAAGGCGGACGGCACGTTCGATAAGCTCAACAAGAAATGGTTCCTCGATTACAAGATGGGGCAGTAG
- a CDS encoding amino acid ABC transporter permease, with protein sequence MPATPSAKSEFPWWLAAALALALAAALAIASSDLYAQVFATVAKGIGITIFVTAVAFALASALGLGIALMALSGSQWLRQIARFYVEIIRGVPILVLLFWIAFAGAPAFVAAWNALTAPLQSAGLIGELLVRDVSLLWRAIMALTIGYSAFISEVFRAGIQSVEKGQIEAAKALGLSRAQRFRLIVFPQAIRMILPPLGNDFVAMVKDSSLVSVLGVADITQIGKVYAAGSFRFFETYSIVAYIYLILTVGLSLALRALEQRLRRQHQQ encoded by the coding sequence ATGCCCGCCACCCCATCCGCCAAATCCGAATTCCCCTGGTGGCTGGCAGCCGCCCTCGCCCTTGCTTTGGCCGCCGCCCTCGCCATTGCCTCCAGCGACCTCTATGCGCAAGTCTTCGCCACCGTCGCTAAGGGCATCGGCATCACCATCTTCGTCACCGCGGTCGCTTTCGCGCTGGCCTCCGCGCTTGGACTTGGCATTGCGCTAATGGCGCTGTCGGGGTCGCAATGGCTGCGGCAGATCGCGCGCTTCTATGTCGAGATCATCCGCGGCGTGCCGATCCTGGTGCTGTTGTTCTGGATCGCCTTTGCCGGCGCGCCGGCCTTCGTCGCCGCCTGGAACGCGTTGACCGCGCCGCTGCAGAGCGCCGGCCTGATCGGCGAACTGCTGGTGCGCGACGTATCGCTGCTCTGGCGCGCCATCATGGCTTTGACCATCGGCTACTCGGCCTTCATCTCGGAAGTGTTCCGCGCCGGCATCCAGTCGGTCGAGAAGGGACAGATCGAAGCCGCGAAGGCGCTTGGGCTCAGCCGGGCGCAGCGCTTCCGGCTGATTGTGTTCCCGCAGGCGATCCGCATGATCCTGCCGCCGCTCGGCAACGATTTCGTCGCCATGGTCAAGGATTCCTCGCTGGTCTCGGTGCTCGGCGTCGCCGACATTACCCAGATCGGCAAGGTCTATGCCGCGGGCTCCTTCCGCTTCTTCGAGACCTATTCGATCGTCGCCTATATCTACCTTATCCTGACCGTCGGCCTGTCGCTGGCGCTGCGGGCGCTGGAACAGCGGCTGCGCCGGCAGCATCAGCAATAG
- a CDS encoding class I SAM-dependent DNA methyltransferase — protein sequence MNFDKANAALDSVYSADSPEGLAKAYADWAATYDSETASLGYLLPFLITAWVARHVPAGEGPLLDAGCGTGLSGPSLKALGYGDIAGLDLSDDMLKIAGSRQANGKPAYGELKKTMLGGPLPWPDRHFRAFFSTGVFTIGHAPASGLHELVRITRSGGHAIFTVRDQVFESGGFQTVFDELTQAKRWRLVEQSPWFRCYAIGDPEALVKTFVFEVV from the coding sequence ATGAATTTCGACAAGGCCAATGCGGCGCTGGACTCCGTCTATTCGGCCGACTCGCCGGAAGGGCTCGCCAAGGCCTATGCCGACTGGGCCGCGACCTATGACAGCGAGACCGCCTCGCTTGGCTATCTCCTGCCTTTCCTGATCACCGCCTGGGTGGCGCGGCACGTGCCGGCGGGCGAAGGTCCGCTGCTCGACGCCGGCTGCGGCACGGGCCTGTCGGGGCCGTCGCTCAAGGCTCTGGGCTATGGCGACATCGCCGGGCTCGACCTCTCCGACGACATGCTGAAGATCGCCGGCAGCCGCCAGGCCAATGGCAAGCCGGCCTATGGCGAGCTGAAGAAGACGATGCTCGGCGGTCCGCTGCCCTGGCCCGACCGGCATTTCCGCGCCTTCTTCTCGACCGGCGTCTTCACCATCGGTCATGCCCCTGCCTCCGGCTTGCACGAACTGGTGCGCATCACCAGAAGCGGCGGCCACGCCATCTTCACCGTGCGCGACCAGGTTTTCGAGAGCGGCGGTTTTCAAACGGTGTTCGACGAGCTGACCCAGGCGAAGAGATGGCGGCTCGTAGAGCAAAGCCCGTGGTTCCGCTGCTACGCGATCGGCGACCCGGAAGCGCTGGTGAAGACGTTCGTGTTCGAGGTGGTTTGA